Genomic segment of Myxococcus stipitatus:
CCGGACTGGGCGCCGCGCTGGCCACCTCCCACCTGGCGTTCCACGTCATCCGCTACGCGGGCGCGGCCTATCTGGTCTACCTGGGGGTGAGGACGTTGTTGGACGCGAAGCGGAGTCTCAGCCTCGCCGAGCGCCCCCCACCCGCCCTCTGGAACAGCGCCTTCGTCCAGGGGTTCGCCAAACAGCTCGCCAACCCCAAGTCCATCCTGTTCTTCGGCTCGCTCCTGCCTCAGTTCATCCAGCCCGGCCCGCACGCGGCGCTGCAGCTCACCGTCTACGGCGTCTCCTGCATCGTGGTGGAGGTGCCCGTGCTCGCGGTCTACGCGTGGCTGGGCGTCGCGGGAGGACGCCTCTCCAGCTCCCCGCGAGCCCAGGTCTGGCGCGAGCGCCTCTCCGGCGCCGCGCTCATCGCCATCGGCATGGTGCTGGCCACCATGCGACGCCCCGCCTGAGACACCTCACGCTGGCGCCGCGCCGGACTCCTCCTGCTTCGGCGCGAGCCGCATGGGCTGCGCCCGTCCGTACGTGAGCGAGCGCCAGAGCCATTCGGCGGGGCCGAAGCGGAAGCGCGACAGCCACCAGCGGCTGAAGACCATCTGCCCCGCGAAGAGGACGATGCACAACACGGTGACGCGGGAGATGGGCAGCTTCGCGATGAAGCCCAGGCCCCAACCGTTGTAGATGAACACGCTCAGCACCGACTGCATCAGGTAGTTGGTGAGCGCCATGCGGCCCACCGGCATCAGCTGGTCGCAGACCCACCGCCACCACGCGCGCGGGGTCAGCAACGCGAAGAGCCCCACGTAGGCCGCCGCGAGCGCCAGGATGCCCAGCTCCGCGATGCCACCCAGCATCCACATCCACTGGCTGGAGCTCGCGTCCAGCAGCTCCATCCGCCGGAGCCGCCAGATGACCATCATGAAGCTGCCGCCAATCACGCCCAGGAACAGGCCCCAGAACACCAGGCGCTGGTGCACGCCGCGGTTTCGCTCCAGGTCCTGGAGCAACAGGTAGCGCCCCGCGAGCAAGCCCAGCAGGAACCGGCCCAGGACCGAGCACATCCAGGTGACGCGGTTGATGCTGAAATACGAGTCGATGTTGAAGCGCGCCGTGCCCACCAGGGAGGTCCAGAACGAGTCGCTCGAGAGCGCCTCCAGCAACTGCGTGCGCCCCTCCGCCATCAGGGCCTGCCTCGCCTTGGCCGCCGCGGCCGCCGCTTCCGCGCCATGCAGCCAGACGGGGACGACCTTCATCAGCCAGGGAATCAGCAACGGCACGACCCCCAACAGGATGGCCGCCCAGATGACCACCGTCCTGTTCGAGCTGTTGCGGAACAACAACAGCGCGAAGCCCAGCATCGCGTAGGTCTCCAGCACGTCGCCGCACCAGATGGCGTAGTGGTGGAACGCGCCAATCCCCAACAACACCAGCAGGCGCCGCGAGTAGAGCCGGAGGATGGACGCGCCCCGCGCCTCCGCTCGGGCGAACTGGATGCTGAAGCCCAGCCCGAAGAGGAAGGTGAAGAGCGTCATGAACTTCTGGTTGATGGTGAAGTCGTAGGCCGTCTTGAGGACGGTCTCCAGGAGCGGCGCATCCAGGGCGATGGCCTGGTCTCTCGGCATCAGGGTCCGGCCGCTGAACCACATGATGCTGTTGGAGACGAAGACACCCCACAGCGCGAAGCCGCGCAGCGCATCGAGCAGGGTGACTCGCTCCGAGACATCCACCGGGCGGGCATCGAGAAGAGGTGTCGGCGTGGGCGAAACAGGCTCGGACATGTATCAAGCAGACGCCGGGCCCGCTCCCTCGTCAACCAGGCACCCCCACCGGTCAACCTTCCGCGCGCCCGGGCGTCTTGTCCGGATCCGGGAATGGATGGGCGCGGTGAGGCGCGTCCTCATCATCCCCCTCCGCCACGCCGGGAGTGTGGCCCGGAACCTCGTCCTTATATCCCGGCTCACGCGCCGCCCAGTCCTCCTGGGGCTCGCTCGTGCGGGGGCGTTCGTCAATGTCTGGCATCGCGGCCTCCTTTCCTTCTGGAAAGATAGGTGGGCTTCCGGGCGATGCTGCGAACCCATCGGGAGGAAGCATGGCCAGGTCCCTTGGCAGCACCCTTCGCCGGCTTCGCGACACGGCCGTGCGGCTCACGCAGAACACGGTGGGCGTCGCGATGACCGCCTACGTCGTCCTGCGCCCCGACCGGGCGGGGAGCGAGCGGGCCCGGCGCAACGCGGAGCAGCTCATCGCCGCGTGCAGGGCCTTCCAGGCCCGGCATGGCCGCTTCCCCGAGGCACTCCAGGAGCTGGTTCCCGACTTCCTGCCCGAGCTGCCTCGGGCGAAGTACGAGGGGCCGGAGTTCGGCTTCACCTATGACGCGAGCCCTGACCGGCACGTGCTCGGCTGGACGGAGCTGATTCCCTTCGGGCGCCCCTTCTATGTCCTCGAGGAGGACCGCTGGGGCTATCTCGACTGAGAACACTGCGTCCGGGGGGGCGTGCACTTGCAACTCAGTCTTCGGCTAACGTGCCCCGGATGCACCTCACGCGCCTTCTTCCGGCAGTGCTGCTGACGTGCCTCCTCTCCATGGGATGTGAGCGCGGCTCCTCCGCCGCCCCGCCCAAGCCACAGCCTCCTCCCGAGAACTTCATCCAGGCGGGCCTCAGGGCCCCCGTCAGCGTCCCCGGGGTCGCCGACCCTGGAGAGGTCGACCTCGTCGCGCTGCGCGACGCCATGGCGCAACCCCAGACGCTGTCCGAACAGGACCTCGCGCGGCTGCTCCGAGGAGGCTCGCCCCAAGGCGAAGACCGGCTCTCCTTCGGGGAATCGCGGCGCGATGCCCCCAGGAACGGAGGAGAGCTCCACGAGAATGCCCCGCCGCCCGTCGAGGTGGCCGCTCCGGCGCCCCCGCCCGCCCCTCGCCCCTCCTCCGCGCCACGCGCGGCGGTGCGTCCGATGCCCGTGGCGGAGCCCCTCTCCTCCGCTGGAGCGGAGATGGAGGCCCGGCGCTCCGAGGTCATCCAGATCATCAAGGGTGGCAATGGCATCGGCCCCGGCGGCGGAGGCTCGCTGGGCACCGCCGCCCCGAAGAAGGCCAGCGCCGCCGCACCGGGCCGCTCGGCGCCCGAGCCCGCACTGCCCACGCCCGTGCTGCCCAAGGTGGAGACCGCGCCGCGCTCGGCCAAGGTGCTGGTGAGGGATGAGTCCGGCCGCTACCAGCCGCTCAAGACGCGTGCGATTCGGGTGGTGACCTACATCCAGGGTGCCCGAGCCCGCACCGTGGTGGACCACCTCTTCGAGAACGACACGAACCAGAACCTCGAAGGCACCTTCTACTACCCGCTCCCCGGCGGCGCGTCCGTCGCCGGCTTCGCGCTCTACTCCGGCGCCGTGGAGGTGAACGCCAAGACGCTCTTCCAGTCCGCGGACCTGCTGCCTCCCTTGGGAGACGGCTCCGCCAACCAGGAGCAGCTCACCGCCGCCGCGCCGCCCAGCCCGCCCAAGTCCCATCAGTCCTGGGGCTCCGTGCAGGAGGCCCGCGTCGTCGAGCAGAAGCGCGCGCGTGAAGTCTACGAGAGCATCGTCCGAGACAACGTGGACCCGGCGCTGCTCGAGTGGGCGGGCGCGTCCACCTTCAGTGCTCGCGTGTTCCCGCTGCCGCCGCGCTCGCTCAAGCGCGTGGTCATCGCCTACGAGCAGACGCTCCTCCACGATGGCGAGCGGCTTCGCTACACGTGGCCGCTGCCCCCGGGCGCGGGCACGGACCTGCGCGTGTCCGCGCGTGTGCACGTGGACCCTCGCCACGCGCGCGACGTGCTGGCCGCGCCCGAGTCCTCGGGCAAGCCCCGGGCGCTGGGCACCTGGCAGGCCTATGACTGGCCCAAGCTGACGGGAGACGGCGTGCTGTCCGTGGCCCTCACGCCTCGCGCCCCCGAGGCGGATGTCCTGGTGGGCCAGGACGACGCGGGGCTCCCGGGCCAGGCCTTCCATGCGCGCATCCGGCTGCCGGCGCGGCTGACCTCGGAGTCGGAAGGAGCGCCCACCGGGCGCGCCGTGCTGGTGGTGGACACGTCCTTGTCCTCGGAAGATGGAAACGCGTGGGCGCTCCAGGCCGCCACGCTGCGCGCGCTGCTGGAGAAGGACTCCACGCTGAAGGAGTACGCCGTGCTCCTCTTCGACGTGCGGCCCCGGTGGCTGCACGGCACGGGCTGGAGGACGAATGACGCCGCCCGACGCAAGGAGACCTTCACCGAGCTGGAGCAGGTCTACCTGGAGGGCGCCTCCCACGTGGATGGAATGCTCTCCGAGCTGGACCGGGCCTCTCAGGAGTGGCTCAAGCCCGCGGCGCCCGGAGAGCGACTGACGGCCTTCCTCCTGTCGGACGGCAACGTCACGTGGGGCGAGAGCACCCTGGAGTCGCTCATCTCGCGCCACGGCAGCGCGGAGGCCCTGCGCTGGGTGACCTATCGCTTCGGTGAGGCCGCGGTGAACACGGGGCTGTTCGATGCGCTGTCGCGCGCCAGCGGCGGCCGGAGCGTGCCCGTGCTCTCCGGCTCCCAGGTCGATGCCGCGGCGCTCGCGCACCGGGCCGCGTCGGTGGTGCTCTCGCGCGTCGTCGTGACGGGTGCCCGGGTGAAGGACCTGGTCGTCGCGGGCCGGCCGCACCTGGTCTTCCCCGGCCAGGAGC
This window contains:
- a CDS encoding LysE family translocator, whose protein sequence is MDLTLWATFTLTMALFAVTPGPAVLLVVSQAMSRGFRAGMGATLGIQAGNAVYFLISVAGLGAALATSHLAFHVIRYAGAAYLVYLGVRTLLDAKRSLSLAERPPPALWNSAFVQGFAKQLANPKSILFFGSLLPQFIQPGPHAALQLTVYGVSCIVVEVPVLAVYAWLGVAGGRLSSSPRAQVWRERLSGAALIAIGMVLATMRRPA
- a CDS encoding DUF418 domain-containing protein, translated to MSEPVSPTPTPLLDARPVDVSERVTLLDALRGFALWGVFVSNSIMWFSGRTLMPRDQAIALDAPLLETVLKTAYDFTINQKFMTLFTFLFGLGFSIQFARAEARGASILRLYSRRLLVLLGIGAFHHYAIWCGDVLETYAMLGFALLLFRNSSNRTVVIWAAILLGVVPLLIPWLMKVVPVWLHGAEAAAAAAKARQALMAEGRTQLLEALSSDSFWTSLVGTARFNIDSYFSINRVTWMCSVLGRFLLGLLAGRYLLLQDLERNRGVHQRLVFWGLFLGVIGGSFMMVIWRLRRMELLDASSSQWMWMLGGIAELGILALAAAYVGLFALLTPRAWWRWVCDQLMPVGRMALTNYLMQSVLSVFIYNGWGLGFIAKLPISRVTVLCIVLFAGQMVFSRWWLSRFRFGPAEWLWRSLTYGRAQPMRLAPKQEESGAAPA
- a CDS encoding DUF2135 domain-containing protein, giving the protein MHLTRLLPAVLLTCLLSMGCERGSSAAPPKPQPPPENFIQAGLRAPVSVPGVADPGEVDLVALRDAMAQPQTLSEQDLARLLRGGSPQGEDRLSFGESRRDAPRNGGELHENAPPPVEVAAPAPPPAPRPSSAPRAAVRPMPVAEPLSSAGAEMEARRSEVIQIIKGGNGIGPGGGGSLGTAAPKKASAAAPGRSAPEPALPTPVLPKVETAPRSAKVLVRDESGRYQPLKTRAIRVVTYIQGARARTVVDHLFENDTNQNLEGTFYYPLPGGASVAGFALYSGAVEVNAKTLFQSADLLPPLGDGSANQEQLTAAAPPSPPKSHQSWGSVQEARVVEQKRAREVYESIVRDNVDPALLEWAGASTFSARVFPLPPRSLKRVVIAYEQTLLHDGERLRYTWPLPPGAGTDLRVSARVHVDPRHARDVLAAPESSGKPRALGTWQAYDWPKLTGDGVLSVALTPRAPEADVLVGQDDAGLPGQAFHARIRLPARLTSESEGAPTGRAVLVVDTSLSSEDGNAWALQAATLRALLEKDSTLKEYAVLLFDVRPRWLHGTGWRTNDAARRKETFTELEQVYLEGASHVDGMLSELDRASQEWLKPAAPGERLTAFLLSDGNVTWGESTLESLISRHGSAEALRWVTYRFGEAAVNTGLFDALSRASGGRSVPVLSGSQVDAAALAHRAASVVLSRVVVTGARVKDLVVAGRPHLVFPGQELVVAGRLPEKGEARLVIATQAGGAERTLEVPLPRNEESTFAPRAWADLFVARLVALDDARLDRMVVALSQHYRLANARASLLVLESEGDYQRFALRDERVELDDLETLRKREQDQRLEAHQGLDMHGVPASGLAVVRALTEHRAALSPLLKRQPLRDVPYAGGEARLAAELKYRKARRENRDDVTLYEGIARERAFAGDTWGAVRALTSPIELRPKDAEAQRLVGYGLLALGQYPAAAELFEQVRLNRSFEGQSYLEEALALDAAGRHGEAARNYEIVLTDKGWRHGQELRQVAAYHYGRLLSALLRHPRAEPVAAMLQRRLAELELRDMELHDPKVRTRIDYQLTTHWNSDMTDIDLWVIEPSGERCFYQNKQTRLGGQLYWDITDGLGPELYHARKVAPGPYHVVVHFYGHRAPKLAVPTALLLVSDEGVFSAEDTYQRRFQLRILPKRDARLLLRREEFIPLKAALSVQDPP